The following coding sequences are from one Streptomyces sp. NBC_01294 window:
- a CDS encoding MoaD/ThiS family protein — protein sequence MSVNVRIPTILRTYTGGQAEVPAEGGTLAEVIESLEKSHPGIAARVLDDQGKLRRFVNVYVNDDDVRFEGGLQAATPDGAGVSIIPAVAGGC from the coding sequence ATGAGCGTCAACGTCCGCATCCCCACCATCCTGCGCACCTACACCGGCGGTCAGGCCGAGGTCCCGGCCGAGGGCGGGACCCTCGCCGAGGTCATCGAGTCCCTGGAGAAGAGCCACCCGGGCATCGCCGCGCGCGTCCTGGACGACCAGGGCAAGCTGCGCCGCTTCGTGAACGTCTACGTGAACGACGACGACGTGCGCTTCGAGGGCGGGCTGCAGGCGGCGACGCCGGACGGCGCCGGCGTCTCGATCATCCCGGCCGTCGCGGGCGGCTGCTGA